The following coding sequences lie in one Oryctolagus cuniculus chromosome 7, mOryCun1.1, whole genome shotgun sequence genomic window:
- the LOC100339001 gene encoding basigin: MMGDMAAAPLVVLGLALLLVEGASAEVGSVSTSIEEVGSKVRLTCALNHSDTQITGHRWMKGGEVLKEDALTDLKMEYEVDVADRAGKYSCLFLPESVGRGDLAVSGPPKVKAVKRSEKANEGDPVTLACKSDSFPPVTSWAWYKMADSGHQDIVNGSQNRFFVSNSEARSELRIKKLNIKSDPGKYVCNGTSSQGSDKAVITLRVHSRLAAFWPFLGIVMEVLVLVAIIFFYEKCRQPEEVVDDDDTGTEPPKSSGHQLNNEDKSVSQRNPT, from the coding sequence ATGATGGGGGACATGGCGGCGGCGCCGCTCGTGGTGCTGGGGCTCGCGCTGCTGCTGGTCGAGGGCGCCTCCGCGGAGGTGGGCAGCGTCTCCACTTCCATAGAGGAAGTGGGTTCCAAGGTGCGCCTCACCTGTGCCTTGAATCACAGCGACACGCAGATCACAGGCCACCGCTGGATGAAAGGGGGCGAGGTGCTGAAGGAGGACGCGCTGACCGACCTGAAGATGGAGTACGAGGTCGACGTGGCCGACAGGGCCGGCAAGTactcctgcctcttcctccccgAGTCCGTGGGCAGGGGTGACCTGGCCGTGAGTGGGCCCCCCAAAGTGAAGGCCGTGAAAAGGTCGGAGAAAGCCAATGAGGGCGACCCTGTCACGCTGGCCTGCAAGTCAGACTCCTTCCCGCCCGTGACCAGCTGGGCCTGGTACAAGATGGCCGACTCCGGGCACCAGGACATTGTGAACGGCTCCCAGAACAGGTTCTTCGTGAGCAACTCGGAGGCCAGGTCAGAGCTGCGTATCAAGAAGCTGAACATCAAGTCCGACCCCGGCAAGTACGTGTGCAACGGTACCAGCTCCCAGGGCTCAGACAAGGCGGTGATCACGCTGCGCGTGCACAGCCGCCTGGCCGCCTTCTGGCCCTTCCTGGGCATCGTGATggaggtgctggtgctggtggccATCATCTTCTTCTACGAGAAGTgccggcagccggaggaggtggTGGACGACGACGACACCGGGACCGAGCCGCCGAAGAGCAGTGGGCACCAGCTGAACAACGAAGACAAGAGCGTTAGCCAGAGGAACCCTACCTGA